GCGAGGGCACATGGGGCTGCACGCGCGAAACGTTGCTGTCGGCGCCGGTGCCACGGCCGACGAGATCGATGCGGTTGCGACTGCGCTCGTCGCCGACGGTCGGGTGCGGGCTGACGTGGCTGAGCAGGTGCTCGCGCAGCTTCGGGAACAGCGATGACCGGCGTTCGCGCGCTCGGCCTCCCAGCCATGGCACCGCTGCCGGGGCTCCCAGACACCGTTGAGATCTGGGAGATGTCGCCGCGAGACGGGCTGCAGGCCGAGCGTGCGCGCCTCGGCGTCGAAGAGCGCGTCGAGCTTATCGAACGGTTGGCAGCAGCAGGGTGCGCCATCATTGAAGCAGGCAGCTTCGTGCGATCCGACCGCGTGCCGGCGATGGCCGGCTCGGACGAGGTGCTGCGCCGCGTCGCCCACCTGCCAGTGCGCACCCCGGTGCTCGTGCCAAACCTGCGCGGGTACGAGCTCGCACGTGCTGCGGGCGCGCAGGAGGTTGCAGTATTTCTCAGCGTCACTGAGTCGTTCTCCCAGTCAAATCTCGGGGCATCGCGCGAGACGATGGAGGCCGCTGCTGCGGACGTCGTCTCGCAGGCGGCCCGTGACGGCGTTCGCGTGCGCGGGTACTTGTCTATGGCGTTTGGAGACCCATGGGAAGGTACGGTTCCGCCGCGTGAGGTGCTGGGGCTCGCCCAGCGCATGCGTGCGTTCGGGGTGCAAGCGCTTTCGCTTGGTGACACGATCGGTGTGGCAACGCCGGGGCAGGTCACTGATGTGCTGCGAACCCTCACTGGAGAGGGCATTCCTGTGGGAGACATTGCGCTGCACATGCACGACACCTACGGCCAAGCCCTCGCAAATGTGAGCGCCGGCCTTGCCGCCGGGGTGCGAGTGTTCGATGCTTCCGCCGCCGGTATTGGTGGGTGCCCGTTCGCGCGATCGGCGACTGGAAACCTTGCCACCGACGATCTTCTCTGGATGCTCGCTGGGCTGGGCATTCACACAGGCATCGACCTCGATGCACTGACTGAGACCGGAGCGTGGCTCAGCGCCGCGCTCGACAAGCCCCCTACATCACGAGTCGCAATGGCGCTGGCCCGCTAGAAAGAGGACCTGACATGAACAACGATCACCTGTTGGAGGTGTGGGGTGACACAGTCGATAGTCGTCACTTGCTTGCCTCCATCGGACTCGGCGTAGGTATCGCCGTGCCGGCCTATTTTGTAGCAGAGTGGGGCTTCGGCTTGCTCACCGATGGCGACCCGCTCGCGCACTCGTATTCGCTTGTGAGCGGGCTCGCGGCGTGCGTGCTTGCTGCGGTGATAGCCGCACGCTTCTTCAAACCCAAGCGCGTCGTGCGCATTGGCGAGGAAAGCACAGGCTCCCGTGAAGCCGCGATGGACGCAATCGAGGCCGAGCTTGGCCCGCTGGGTGACCCCGATGAGCTCCCCGCGGCAACGCTAGCCGAGGTACGCGAACTCGGGCTGTACGACGACCTTCGCGCGCAGCACCTGAAGAACGTGCGGCGAGAGAATGAGCTGGGGGAGTCAAAGTAATGGAATTCTTCGAACTCGCAACTTGGGCTGTCGGCATGGCGCTTGCTGGCGCGGTAGTGTTCGGTCTGCTCGGCCTGGTGTCAGGTACCGATGAAACTGCGACGATTGCGCCGCTTACCCTACTTGTCATCCTGCTTGGGGTGCCGCCGGCTGGCGTATTCGCGTTCTTTATGTCAGCGATAGCAGCGAAGCACATCACGCATGCCATCCCGACCACTCTGCTTGGCATCCCGGGCGACACGCTCGCAGCGCCGTTGCTGCGAGACGCGCAGATGCTGCGAGAGCTAGGGGTACCTCACATAGCGTTGCGCAAAGCGATCTCCGGTGGAGTAGTCGCCGCGTTGATCGCCGTGCCGCTTGCTGTCCTTTTCGCGATGATCCTCACTCCGTTCTCGGAGGCGATCAGCTCGGTCGCGCCGTGGCTGTTCCTCGCAGCAGCAGTGCTCATCGCCGTACTGTCGAAGGGGCGTTGGGGTGCCCTAATTGCGCTCATCCCCTTCGTCCTGATCGTCGTCGGGCTGCAAGGCTGGGCGACCGGCGTGCTTGGCAAAAGCCTTTCGATCAGCTTCTTCCTTGGCATCGCCATCGGTCCTCTCATCGCCGACCTCGTGCTTGCATCGAGCCCCGCGGGCCGCAAAATGCTGAAGCGCGACGCGCCACGTACCTTCGAGCTCGCCGCAGACGTACGTACCTGGAAGGGGCGCGCTCCGAATCCGCTGCGCGTGCTTGACGGCGGGCAGTTTGCAGGAACTGCCGCCGCCGCTGTCGTCTCGAGTGCGACCTTCGTGTTCTCTCCAGTGGCGATGACCGTGCTTATGGGAGAGACGTTTGGCGGACGCATCAAGAACGGCTACCGCCGATTGACTTCGATGATGGCGATCAAGAATGGTACGACAGAATCGACCTACATTGCCGAAACCCTTATCCCGCTTATCGCGATCGGGTTACCGCTGTCCCCAATGGCCGCAGGCCCCGCGAATCCGCTGTTCAACGCACCGCCCGTTTACACAATCGACGCCGAGACTGGCACGACAAATAATCTGCACAACATGCTCGAGCCCTGGCAGTTCCTGCTGTTCGGCCTTATCGCGGTTGTGATTGCCCTGCTCATCACTTACCCATTCGCAATGACCCAAGCCCACCGCGCGGCATCGTGGATCATGCAAAAGGTGTCACACGAAGCGATCATCGGCGCATTTGCTGGGCTGATTGCGGTGATCTGCCTCTATGAGGGCGGCATCGTCGCGCTCCTCGTTGCAGTGAGCATTGGCCTCGTCGGCGGACTTCTCAACCGGTTGTTCCAGGTGCATACTGGGGTGCAGTTCATGGGGTACTACGTCGCTGCTCTGACAGTCCCCGCCATTGCTGCGCTGTTCGGCGGCTAGCCGCGGTTCGCGACGAGCTGGAACTCGACGAACCCGTCTGGTTCGACCGAGACGAAGCCGAGATTTGGCGCGGTCACCCCGTAATCCGCAAAGGTGATCGGGACTGACCCCGCCAACTCGGCCGTCGTGCCGTCGCTGCGAAGCTCAACGTCGATTGTCACTGTCTGGGACGTGCCAGCTAGGGTGAGCTCGCCAGTCGCGCTCGCGCGAACTGTCTCACCTGATTGGGGTGCTTCGGCAAGCGTCACCGGCTCGGTTAGCGTGAAGGTTGCTTCTGGATGCTCGCCTGTTCGGAGCGCCTGGTCGCGGAAGTACGCATCGCGCGATCCGCTGTCGGTGGCGATCGATGCGACGTCGACGACGACGTTCGCGGCGTCGAGAGTGAGACCATCCGAGCCAATTGTGAACGTGCCTGTCACCTCCTGGGTGCGCCCGGTCACCGTGACGTCAGTGCCGTTCAGCACCTCGTCGACGCGGTAGCCAGCCTCGGAGCCGGCCGCGACCGACCACTCGCCGGCGAGGTCTGCCGGGTTGAGGGCGCCAGCGTCGCCTGCTGCGGGTGAGTCAGCGGGGCGTTCGACAGAGGGTACGTCCGCGGCGGGGGCGGCGAAGAAATCACGGTAGATGCTTGGCCCAACGAGCGCTCCAACCGCGCCGAGTGCGAGGAGGCCGGCACCTGCGCCGATAAGGATCTTGTGTTTCTTCTGCATGAGGAGTCTTCCGTCGGAGGAACGCGGGATCTCACTTTCGCAGCTTCTCTCAGGAGATTCCTTTGAAAAGGTAGGGAAATCGCTGGAAAGTCAGTTCCTGTCTGGCTGCGGCTCAACTGTTCCAGCAGGCGCCTTGCCGCCGCCCGTGATTGTGAGCCATAGTGGCCAGCCGACGAACCAAATCCCGGTCACGAGCCATACTCTGCCGATCCACCCGGCCAGCTCAGCCGTGC
Above is a window of Leucobacter aridicollis DNA encoding:
- a CDS encoding hydroxymethylglutaryl-CoA lyase — encoded protein: MTGVRALGLPAMAPLPGLPDTVEIWEMSPRDGLQAERARLGVEERVELIERLAAAGCAIIEAGSFVRSDRVPAMAGSDEVLRRVAHLPVRTPVLVPNLRGYELARAAGAQEVAVFLSVTESFSQSNLGASRETMEAAAADVVSQAARDGVRVRGYLSMAFGDPWEGTVPPREVLGLAQRMRAFGVQALSLGDTIGVATPGQVTDVLRTLTGEGIPVGDIALHMHDTYGQALANVSAGLAAGVRVFDASAAGIGGCPFARSATGNLATDDLLWMLAGLGIHTGIDLDALTETGAWLSAALDKPPTSRVAMALAR
- a CDS encoding tripartite tricarboxylate transporter permease; the encoded protein is MEFFELATWAVGMALAGAVVFGLLGLVSGTDETATIAPLTLLVILLGVPPAGVFAFFMSAIAAKHITHAIPTTLLGIPGDTLAAPLLRDAQMLRELGVPHIALRKAISGGVVAALIAVPLAVLFAMILTPFSEAISSVAPWLFLAAAVLIAVLSKGRWGALIALIPFVLIVVGLQGWATGVLGKSLSISFFLGIAIGPLIADLVLASSPAGRKMLKRDAPRTFELAADVRTWKGRAPNPLRVLDGGQFAGTAAAAVVSSATFVFSPVAMTVLMGETFGGRIKNGYRRLTSMMAIKNGTTESTYIAETLIPLIAIGLPLSPMAAGPANPLFNAPPVYTIDAETGTTNNLHNMLEPWQFLLFGLIAVVIALLITYPFAMTQAHRAASWIMQKVSHEAIIGAFAGLIAVICLYEGGIVALLVAVSIGLVGGLLNRLFQVHTGVQFMGYYVAALTVPAIAALFGG
- a CDS encoding YceI family protein, whose translation is MQKKHKILIGAGAGLLALGAVGALVGPSIYRDFFAAPAADVPSVERPADSPAAGDAGALNPADLAGEWSVAAGSEAGYRVDEVLNGTDVTVTGRTQEVTGTFTIGSDGLTLDAANVVVDVASIATDSGSRDAYFRDQALRTGEHPEATFTLTEPVTLAEAPQSGETVRASATGELTLAGTSQTVTIDVELRSDGTTAELAGSVPITFADYGVTAPNLGFVSVEPDGFVEFQLVANRG